A stretch of Pseudomonas sp. CCC3.1 DNA encodes these proteins:
- a CDS encoding FAD-dependent oxidoreductase, with product MHCDTLVLGAGIVGVSTALQLQARGRNVVLLDRDQPGSGTSHGNAGLIERASVIPYSFPREISRLLRYGLNQQPDVRYSLKHLPKAGPWLMKYWQQSSSKGLAKATQAMLPLIEKCVSEHDLLAEPAGMTGLIQDSGWIEVYRTPADFDKAQRDAAALTEFKLNYRVLDQQQVHALEPGLHGDVLGGIHWLDPKTVSDPGGLTRGYAALFIKRGGTFVIGDATSLRATAGQWQVESQKGLIIAHEAVVALGPQAREIFEPLGYRIPLAIKRGYHMHYAAKDGHTMQHPILDSVGGYVLAPMVGGIRLTTGIEFADSDDPINEIQLRRCEERAQRLYPLGPRVDAEPWLGRRPCLPDMCPVIGPASHHKGLWFNFGHAHHGLTLGPVCGRLLAEMMTGEFPFTDPTPYSAERFY from the coding sequence ATGCATTGCGACACTCTCGTTCTGGGCGCCGGCATTGTCGGCGTCAGTACCGCGTTGCAACTTCAGGCCCGCGGACGCAACGTGGTGTTGCTCGACCGCGACCAGCCCGGCAGCGGCACCAGCCATGGCAACGCCGGGCTGATCGAGCGCGCCAGCGTTATTCCTTACTCGTTCCCGCGTGAAATCTCGCGGCTGCTGCGTTACGGGCTCAATCAGCAACCCGACGTGCGCTACAGCCTCAAGCACCTGCCTAAAGCCGGGCCGTGGCTGATGAAATACTGGCAGCAATCCAGCAGCAAGGGCTTGGCCAAAGCCACCCAGGCCATGCTGCCGCTGATTGAAAAATGCGTCAGCGAACACGATCTGCTGGCAGAACCCGCCGGCATGACCGGTTTGATTCAGGACAGCGGCTGGATCGAGGTGTATCGCACTCCGGCTGACTTCGACAAAGCCCAGCGCGATGCGGCAGCCCTGACCGAATTCAAGCTCAACTACCGAGTGCTCGATCAACAGCAAGTGCACGCGCTGGAGCCGGGCCTGCACGGCGATGTGCTGGGCGGTATTCATTGGCTGGACCCAAAAACCGTCAGCGATCCAGGCGGCCTGACCCGTGGTTACGCTGCACTGTTTATCAAGCGCGGCGGCACGTTTGTCATTGGCGATGCCACAAGCCTGCGGGCAACCGCCGGGCAATGGCAGGTTGAGAGCCAAAAAGGGTTGATCATCGCCCATGAAGCGGTGGTAGCACTCGGCCCGCAGGCGCGGGAAATTTTCGAACCATTGGGCTATCGGATTCCACTGGCGATCAAACGCGGCTACCACATGCACTACGCCGCCAAAGACGGTCACACCATGCAACACCCGATTCTCGATTCGGTCGGCGGTTATGTGTTGGCGCCGATGGTGGGTGGTATTCGCCTGACCACCGGAATCGAATTCGCTGACAGTGATGACCCGATCAACGAAATCCAGCTGCGCCGCTGCGAAGAGCGTGCTCAGCGTCTGTACCCGCTGGGTCCGCGCGTCGATGCCGAGCCCTGGCTAGGCCGCCGCCCGTGCCTGCCGGACATGTGCCCGGTGATTGGCCCGGCCAGTCACCACAAAGGCTTGTGGTTCAACTTTGGCCACGCGCATCACGGCCTGACCCTGGGCCCGGTCTGCGGGCGCCTGTTAGCCGAAATGATGACGGGCGAATTCCCGTTCACCGACCCTACGCCCTACAGCGCCGAGCGCTTTTACTGA
- a CDS encoding amino acid ABC transporter ATP-binding protein — protein MHAQPAYVHNPVSPETDTRKVVVDIAGLNKYYSAFHVLKGIDLKVREGERIVLCGPSGSGKSTLIRCINRLEIAEKGRILVNNTDLSEASREAAKVRSEIGMVFQHFNLFPHMSVLDNCILAPMSVRGLPRKKAVELAQHFLEKVGIASQADKYPSQLSGGQQQRVAIARALCMEPKIMLFDEPTSALDPEMVSEVLDVMVKLAGSGMTMLCVTHEMGFARQVAERVLFLDGGMIIEDSPPEDFFNAPKSPRAKAFLAQIVH, from the coding sequence ATGCACGCTCAACCTGCTTACGTTCATAACCCCGTGTCGCCCGAGACAGACACCCGCAAGGTGGTGGTGGACATCGCTGGGCTGAACAAATACTACAGCGCGTTTCATGTCCTTAAAGGCATCGACCTTAAAGTGCGTGAAGGCGAGCGCATCGTGCTCTGCGGCCCATCCGGCTCGGGCAAATCGACCTTGATTCGCTGCATCAACCGCCTGGAAATCGCCGAGAAAGGCAGGATTCTGGTCAACAACACTGACCTGTCAGAAGCCAGCCGAGAAGCCGCCAAAGTGCGCAGCGAAATCGGCATGGTGTTCCAGCATTTCAACCTGTTCCCGCACATGAGCGTGCTCGATAACTGCATTCTGGCGCCAATGTCGGTACGCGGGTTGCCGCGCAAAAAAGCTGTGGAACTGGCGCAGCACTTTCTGGAAAAGGTCGGCATTGCCAGCCAGGCGGACAAATACCCGAGCCAACTGTCAGGCGGCCAACAGCAGCGCGTGGCCATCGCCCGGGCGTTGTGCATGGAACCCAAAATCATGCTGTTCGATGAGCCGACCTCAGCGCTGGACCCGGAAATGGTCAGCGAAGTACTGGACGTGATGGTCAAACTGGCCGGCAGCGGCATGACCATGCTCTGCGTCACCCACGAAATGGGCTTTGCTCGTCAGGTGGCGGAGCGGGTGTTGTTTCTGGACGGCGGCATGATCATCGAAGACTCGCCGCCCGAAGACTTCTTCAACGCCCCGAAAAGCCCGCGGGCCAAGGCGTTTTTAGCGCAGATCGTGCACTGA
- a CDS encoding MFS transporter gives MSFHSTPSRSAGWTLLAVCTAALILPLSFSGGALATPAIGLDLGSGPLGMTWITNAFMLSFGSLLMAAGTLADRYGRKRMFIFGVAGFVLASLALGLAPTIVWFDGLRAVQGVAAAAALAGGSAALANTFEGRSRTRAFSLLGTSFGVGLALGPILAGVLIEHIGWRAVFVSGALIGGLALLMAIAMMQESKDPQASELDWKGTLSFTAALVLFTWGILLVPGSGWSSTPVLGMLFGAWVCVAVFVRIERQASRPMLELSLFRYPRFVGVQLLPIATCFCFVVLLVLLPVRLISIEGRSATETGLLMIALSAPMLIVPYLAGVLTHWASARVLSAAGLMIAAAGLLLLSQVGINRPSIELIVPLLVIGTGTGLPWGLMDGLSVSVVPKERAGMATGIFGTTRVAGEGISLAIVSALLAVLIQSHLPRSSAGAAQYLAAGDMSQAAGLAQGLNQDVLSAAYLHAFQALFYGLAALTVAVALLILWFLREHPVVAAAGCEGVRSTPFP, from the coding sequence ATGAGTTTTCATTCCACACCGAGCAGGTCCGCAGGCTGGACGTTGCTGGCTGTTTGCACGGCCGCATTGATTCTGCCTCTGAGTTTTTCAGGCGGCGCGCTGGCGACGCCCGCCATTGGGCTCGACCTGGGCAGCGGGCCGCTGGGTATGACCTGGATCACCAATGCCTTTATGTTGAGCTTTGGCAGCTTGCTGATGGCCGCAGGCACCCTGGCAGATCGTTATGGGCGCAAACGCATGTTTATCTTTGGCGTCGCAGGCTTTGTGCTGGCGTCTCTGGCCCTGGGGCTGGCCCCGACGATCGTTTGGTTCGACGGGCTGCGGGCGGTACAGGGCGTGGCCGCAGCGGCTGCTCTGGCGGGCGGGAGTGCGGCGCTGGCCAATACCTTTGAAGGGCGCAGCCGGACCCGGGCCTTTAGCCTGTTGGGCACCAGTTTTGGTGTCGGCCTGGCGCTGGGGCCGATCCTGGCCGGGGTCTTGATCGAACACATTGGCTGGCGCGCGGTGTTTGTCTCGGGTGCGCTCATCGGTGGGCTGGCCTTGTTGATGGCCATCGCGATGATGCAAGAGTCCAAAGATCCGCAGGCCAGCGAACTGGACTGGAAGGGCACCTTGAGCTTCACGGCCGCGCTGGTGCTCTTCACCTGGGGCATTCTGCTGGTGCCCGGCAGTGGCTGGAGCAGCACCCCGGTGCTCGGCATGTTGTTCGGTGCATGGGTGTGCGTGGCGGTATTTGTGCGGATTGAACGGCAGGCATCGCGGCCGATGCTTGAGCTTTCATTGTTTCGTTACCCGCGTTTCGTCGGCGTGCAGTTACTGCCGATTGCGACCTGCTTTTGTTTTGTCGTGCTGCTGGTGTTGCTGCCGGTACGCTTGATTAGCATCGAAGGGCGCAGTGCAACGGAGACCGGGCTGCTGATGATCGCCTTGTCTGCGCCGATGCTGATCGTGCCTTACCTGGCCGGTGTGCTGACCCACTGGGCCTCGGCGCGGGTTTTGTCAGCCGCGGGCTTGATGATCGCGGCGGCCGGGTTGTTGCTGTTGAGCCAAGTGGGGATCAACCGGCCGTCAATTGAGTTGATCGTGCCGCTGCTGGTGATCGGCACCGGTACCGGTTTGCCGTGGGGTTTGATGGACGGGCTGTCGGTCAGCGTCGTGCCCAAGGAGCGTGCGGGCATGGCGACAGGCATCTTCGGTACCACGCGTGTAGCAGGTGAGGGGATCTCACTGGCCATTGTCAGTGCGCTGCTGGCGGTATTGATTCAAAGCCATTTGCCGCGCTCAAGCGCGGGGGCGGCGCAATACCTGGCGGCGGGTGACATGAGCCAGGCTGCGGGTTTGGCTCAGGGGCTTAATCAGGACGTACTGAGCGCCGCCTACCTGCACGCATTTCAGGCGCTGTTTTATGGGCTGGCAGCCCTGACCGTGGCGGTTGCACTGTTGATCCTGTGGTTTCTGCGTGAACACCCCGTAGTCGCTGCCGCAGGCTGCGAAGGAGTGCGTAGCACTCCGTTTCCTTGA